A genomic window from Microbacterium sp. ET2 includes:
- a CDS encoding MarR family winged helix-turn-helix transcriptional regulator, with the protein MPPVALDDFVCFAMYTASHATTQAYREVLKPWSLTYPQYLALVVLATGERTVSSLGEELHLDSGTLSPLLRRLESRGLVDRRRDDADERVVRVSLTDEGRSVYADVVAAAGCLVPGFVDSGRSVPELLAQLNAITANMRALAGELRAAS; encoded by the coding sequence ATGCCTCCCGTTGCGCTCGACGACTTCGTCTGCTTCGCGATGTACACCGCGTCGCACGCGACCACCCAGGCGTACCGCGAGGTGCTGAAGCCGTGGTCGCTGACGTATCCGCAGTACCTCGCCTTGGTCGTGCTCGCCACCGGCGAGCGGACGGTGAGCTCCCTCGGCGAGGAACTCCACCTCGACTCGGGGACGCTCTCGCCCCTTTTGCGGCGGCTCGAGTCCCGCGGACTCGTCGACCGGCGGCGCGATGACGCCGACGAGCGCGTGGTGCGGGTCAGCCTCACCGACGAGGGGCGATCGGTCTACGCCGACGTCGTCGCGGCGGCCGGATGCCTCGTGCCCGGCTTCGTCGACAGCGGTCGCAGCGTGCCCGAGCTCCTGGCGCAACTGAACGCGATCACCGCGAACATGCGCGCCCTCGCGGGCGAACTGCGCGCGGCCTCGTGA
- a CDS encoding TetR/AcrR family transcriptional regulator, with the protein MADDASPAASLRERLLAAALTELETVGADKLTVRGVARRAGVSHAAPGYEFGGRDGLVTALAARGFLALREALLAAPKRPGTSPADRLVALGRVYIDFAASHPGLFAVMFEDPTVHRTDPDYRAAAGPALTVLSERLADDLLVEPMVAWALAHGVATLLRAGAFDGTDVDATVRVERILTQFASVAGRQQGSGDAAAQHPSESF; encoded by the coding sequence ATGGCGGACGACGCGTCGCCGGCGGCATCCCTCCGCGAACGCCTGCTTGCTGCGGCCCTCACCGAACTCGAGACCGTCGGCGCGGACAAGCTGACGGTTCGCGGGGTCGCCCGGCGGGCGGGCGTCTCTCATGCGGCGCCAGGCTACGAGTTCGGCGGACGAGACGGACTGGTCACGGCTCTCGCTGCGCGGGGATTCCTTGCCCTGCGCGAGGCGTTGCTCGCTGCGCCGAAGCGACCGGGCACCTCACCCGCCGACCGATTGGTCGCGCTCGGTCGCGTCTACATCGACTTCGCCGCGTCGCATCCGGGATTGTTCGCCGTCATGTTCGAAGACCCGACCGTACATCGCACCGACCCTGACTATCGAGCCGCAGCCGGCCCCGCGCTGACCGTGCTGTCGGAGCGACTCGCCGACGACCTGCTGGTCGAACCGATGGTCGCCTGGGCGTTAGCGCACGGCGTCGCCACCCTGTTGCGCGCCGGCGCTTTCGACGGCACAGACGTCGACGCCACCGTCCGCGTCGAGCGGATCCTGACGCAGTTCGCGTCGGTCGCGGGGCGGCAGCAGGGGAGCGGCGACGCCGCGGCGCAGCATCCGTCAGAATCTTTCTGA
- a CDS encoding glucose 1-dehydrogenase: MTERFTDRTVLITGAGSGLGRAAAVRLASEGANLSLVDVSKDGLDATVQAVRDVAPDAKLVTVTADVSSEDDTQRYVDETLSAFGRIDGFFNNAGIEGKQNLTEDFSADEFDRVVSINLRGVFLGLERVLKVMREQGSGAVVNTASVGGIRGIGRQSGYAAAKHGVVGLTRNSAVEYGEFGVRINAIAPGAIWTPMVENSMKQLDAENPRQAAEQFIQANPTKRYGEAPEIASVVAFLLSDDASYVNATVIPIDGGQSAKY, translated from the coding sequence ATGACTGAACGATTCACCGACCGCACCGTCCTCATCACCGGAGCCGGCTCCGGCCTCGGCCGAGCGGCCGCCGTGCGACTGGCCTCGGAGGGTGCGAACCTCTCGCTCGTCGACGTCTCGAAGGACGGGCTGGATGCCACGGTGCAGGCCGTCCGCGATGTGGCGCCCGATGCGAAGCTCGTCACGGTCACCGCCGATGTCTCCAGCGAAGACGACACGCAGCGCTACGTCGACGAGACCCTGTCGGCCTTCGGCCGCATCGACGGCTTCTTCAACAACGCCGGCATCGAGGGCAAGCAGAACCTCACCGAAGACTTCAGCGCCGACGAATTCGACCGGGTCGTCTCGATCAACCTGCGCGGTGTCTTCCTCGGGCTCGAGAGGGTGCTGAAGGTCATGCGCGAGCAGGGGAGTGGCGCCGTGGTGAACACGGCCAGCGTCGGCGGCATCCGCGGGATCGGACGTCAGTCGGGCTACGCCGCGGCCAAGCACGGCGTCGTCGGCCTGACCCGCAACTCGGCCGTGGAGTACGGCGAGTTCGGTGTGCGCATCAACGCCATCGCGCCCGGCGCGATCTGGACTCCGATGGTCGAGAACTCTATGAAGCAGCTCGATGCCGAGAACCCGCGTCAGGCGGCCGAACAGTTCATTCAGGCCAACCCCACCAAGCGCTACGGCGAGGCCCCCGAGATCGCGTCGGTCGTCGCGTTCCTCCTCTCCGACGACGCGTCCTACGTCAACGCCACCGTCATCCCGATCGACGGCGGACAGTCGGCCAAGTACTGA
- a CDS encoding TetR/AcrR family transcriptional regulator, which translates to MEAGPHPPAALQPESPAVVRDLSLVPQRGFRRTKAAALYHVGTKAELVEQAYSSVISDFVAFVQARVDDAPGSLERVVAYAEAHIDYMRNHRDHARVIAETLDDAHPTGIDDRPETSRRTDPAVDLIDAARRSGGASASPESSVVVATALHGMIDSAIAAWLDRPEFDLDATKRVMRQFVVCAV; encoded by the coding sequence GTGGAAGCAGGGCCGCATCCGCCAGCTGCTCTCCAGCCGGAATCGCCGGCAGTCGTCCGCGACCTGAGCCTCGTCCCGCAGAGGGGCTTCCGCCGAACCAAGGCTGCGGCCCTCTACCACGTCGGCACGAAGGCCGAGCTCGTCGAGCAGGCCTATTCGTCGGTCATCTCCGACTTCGTGGCGTTTGTGCAGGCTCGCGTCGATGATGCCCCGGGGTCTCTCGAACGTGTCGTCGCGTACGCGGAGGCGCACATCGATTACATGAGGAATCACCGGGATCACGCGCGGGTGATCGCCGAGACACTGGATGACGCGCACCCCACCGGCATCGATGATCGCCCCGAGACTTCGCGGCGCACCGACCCCGCCGTCGACCTCATCGATGCGGCTCGGAGGTCCGGGGGTGCCTCCGCGTCGCCCGAGTCATCGGTCGTCGTCGCCACCGCGCTCCACGGCATGATCGATTCCGCCATCGCCGCGTGGCTCGATCGGCCCGAGTTCGATCTCGACGCCACGAAGCGGGTCATGCGCCAGTTCGTCGTCTGTGCCGTCTGA
- a CDS encoding MFS transporter encodes MTPTPRRVQGTYYTLTLGNTLAASFIWGINTLFLLDAGLSNLEAFAANAFFTAGMLIFEIPTGVVADTLGRRVSYLLGTLTLAITTALYWWLWVMESPFWAWAVVSMLLGLGFTFFSGAVDAWLVDALRATGYTGSLETVFGRAQIVGGVAMLAGSVLGGVIAQLTNLGVPFLVRGGILVVMLVVAALLMRDLGFTPDRSEGPLRATRTVFRASVTYGLGNRPVRWLMLASPFAAGVGMYVFYALQPYLLELWGDEGAYSIAGLAAALLAGSSIVGGALAPWVRRLFRRRTTVILIATVGSIFVLVVLGLVQNFWVAVVLLAAWGIVSAIDDPVRRAYLNDMIPSQQRATVLSFDSLLGSGGGVVWQPVLGRAADIGGYGQSMLWSGVITAVAVPFVLLSRAAKDPADRATAVSDETNVVSDAGPDRSLDVT; translated from the coding sequence ATGACACCGACGCCGCGGCGTGTGCAGGGCACCTATTACACGCTCACGCTCGGCAATACCCTCGCCGCCTCCTTCATCTGGGGCATCAACACGCTGTTCCTTCTCGATGCCGGATTGAGCAACCTGGAGGCGTTCGCGGCCAACGCGTTCTTCACCGCGGGCATGCTGATCTTCGAGATTCCCACCGGCGTCGTGGCCGACACCCTCGGCCGCCGAGTGTCGTACCTCCTCGGCACACTGACACTGGCGATCACGACCGCGCTCTACTGGTGGCTCTGGGTGATGGAGTCGCCGTTCTGGGCGTGGGCCGTGGTGTCGATGCTGCTCGGGCTGGGCTTCACGTTCTTCTCCGGGGCGGTCGACGCGTGGCTCGTCGATGCACTCCGAGCGACCGGCTACACCGGAAGCCTGGAGACGGTCTTCGGGCGAGCCCAGATCGTCGGCGGCGTCGCGATGCTGGCGGGGTCGGTGCTCGGCGGAGTGATCGCACAGCTGACCAACCTGGGAGTGCCGTTCCTCGTTCGCGGCGGAATCCTCGTGGTGATGCTCGTCGTCGCCGCACTGCTCATGCGCGACCTCGGCTTCACGCCCGATCGCAGCGAGGGACCGCTGCGCGCGACGCGGACCGTGTTCCGCGCGTCGGTGACATATGGGCTCGGGAACCGACCGGTGCGCTGGCTGATGCTGGCGAGCCCCTTCGCCGCCGGAGTCGGGATGTACGTGTTCTACGCGCTGCAGCCGTACCTGCTCGAACTGTGGGGCGACGAAGGGGCGTACTCGATCGCGGGCCTGGCCGCCGCCCTCCTCGCCGGGTCATCGATCGTCGGCGGCGCACTCGCGCCCTGGGTGCGGCGGCTGTTCCGACGCCGCACCACCGTCATCCTCATCGCAACCGTGGGGAGCATCTTCGTTCTCGTCGTCCTCGGACTCGTGCAGAACTTCTGGGTCGCCGTCGTGCTGCTCGCCGCATGGGGCATCGTCTCGGCCATCGACGACCCCGTGCGCCGCGCGTACCTCAACGACATGATCCCGTCGCAGCAGCGAGCGACGGTGCTGTCCTTCGATTCGCTGCTCGGTTCGGGCGGGGGCGTCGTGTGGCAGCCGGTGCTCGGGCGAGCCGCCGACATCGGCGGCTATGGACAGTCGATGCTCTGGAGCGGAGTGATCACCGCCGTCGCCGTCCCGTTCGTGCTGCTCAGCCGGGCAGCGAAGGACCCGGCGGATAGGGCCACGGCGGTGAGCGATGAGACGAACGTCGTGTCGGATGCCGGTCCGGACCGGTCGCTGGATGTGACGTAA
- a CDS encoding ABC transporter substrate-binding protein, giving the protein MTIKTAQRLAALATATALAVTLASCARQAPATSGDTDAAEAAAASPGITDTTITLGSTNPLTGNAAGVGNCAADGAAAYFAMKNEEGGIEFGDGKTRTVDFITYDDKYDPQRSLANFQQMTTDGIFAAVLSLGTPTNRAWRDAAIAAETPQVLLQTGDPIFSDREESPWQLGLLPIYQQEGEAFGELLAASPEDHRVAILYQNDDFGEGYVEGFLSAVEGADNVEVVKQVSYEATATDVSAQITDLASTDADIFFNAMSSLAPLVIGSLQQANNVGWNPSWFLPSTTSSPQALLIPSGVADSFPAIYTTASSQNAAAPSFAESEEGQRFLEALAAHTNQTQTPTFPQCLWSWIGASVLEEAFGNMTEPTRENFMESLMSISDFAAPGLLPGDVIDTTVEGRPAMGEVAVMRFNGSGFDLVEELG; this is encoded by the coding sequence ATGACGATCAAGACTGCACAACGACTCGCCGCACTCGCGACGGCGACTGCTCTGGCCGTGACCTTGGCGTCGTGCGCGCGGCAGGCGCCGGCGACATCGGGCGACACGGATGCGGCTGAGGCGGCGGCGGCCTCGCCGGGCATCACCGACACCACCATCACGCTGGGGTCCACCAATCCCCTCACCGGCAACGCCGCGGGCGTCGGCAACTGTGCCGCCGACGGCGCCGCGGCGTACTTCGCGATGAAGAACGAGGAGGGCGGCATCGAGTTCGGTGACGGGAAGACCCGCACCGTTGACTTCATCACCTACGACGACAAGTACGACCCACAGCGATCGCTAGCGAACTTCCAGCAGATGACGACCGACGGCATCTTCGCCGCGGTGCTGAGCCTCGGAACCCCCACCAACCGCGCCTGGCGAGACGCGGCGATCGCCGCCGAGACCCCCCAGGTGCTGTTGCAGACGGGCGACCCGATCTTCAGCGATCGCGAGGAGAGCCCGTGGCAGCTCGGACTCCTCCCGATCTATCAGCAGGAAGGCGAGGCATTCGGAGAGCTCCTGGCCGCGTCGCCAGAGGATCACCGGGTCGCCATCCTCTACCAGAACGACGATTTCGGAGAGGGGTACGTCGAAGGGTTCCTCTCCGCGGTGGAGGGCGCCGACAACGTCGAAGTCGTGAAGCAGGTGAGCTACGAGGCGACCGCGACCGACGTGTCGGCGCAGATCACCGACCTCGCCTCCACCGATGCCGACATCTTCTTCAACGCGATGTCGTCGCTCGCGCCACTGGTGATCGGCTCGCTGCAGCAGGCGAACAACGTCGGATGGAACCCCAGCTGGTTCCTACCGTCGACGACCTCGAGTCCGCAGGCGCTGCTCATCCCTTCCGGAGTGGCCGACAGCTTCCCCGCGATCTACACCACCGCGTCCTCGCAGAACGCCGCGGCACCCTCGTTCGCGGAGTCGGAGGAGGGTCAGCGCTTCCTTGAGGCACTGGCCGCGCACACAAACCAGACCCAGACGCCCACCTTCCCGCAGTGCCTCTGGAGTTGGATCGGAGCCTCGGTGCTCGAGGAGGCCTTCGGCAACATGACCGAGCCCACGCGCGAGAACTTCATGGAATCGCTGATGTCCATCTCCGACTTCGCTGCCCCCGGGCTGCTCCCGGGTGACGTCATCGACACGACAGTGGAGGGACGACCTGCGATGGGCGAAGTGGCCGTGATGCGCTTCAACGGGTCGGGCTTCGACCTCGTGGAAGAGCTCGGCTGA
- a CDS encoding flavin reductase, whose translation MTHTIDSAAETSAWWRAALGEYPTGVCLVTGVAGDGSPVGMVVGSFVAISEDPPLVGFFAGRGSSTLPGLKESRCFTVSVLADGSESLCRAFATKDPGRWEHGTFERSGTAAPRVSDAVAWFDARLEEVREYGDHSFIVGRITDAGAGAGAAEMPLLFRRAGYGTFAASSDTFDTRGFIERLRWATVGEREVRELADDFDVHVALSSQIGDAVVTLAAIDPSSSGSSYENVGASHPWAAPIASIFAAWAPPHRRRAWEEASRHLTGAVDRPLLERILSGVRERGYAVAGDASLTADFLRLARSADVERETYARMWADIATSRAELEPDGSVDWSRVAVVQMPVFAPDGEVAMALYAITSSSFDSATGERLVERMSQTARRIAQSSPSARRGASSAAAVGLWGDSWELDAT comes from the coding sequence ATGACGCACACGATCGACAGCGCAGCCGAGACGTCGGCCTGGTGGCGGGCTGCGCTGGGGGAGTACCCGACCGGCGTGTGCCTCGTCACCGGGGTGGCCGGCGATGGCAGCCCCGTGGGGATGGTGGTCGGGAGCTTTGTCGCCATCAGCGAAGATCCGCCGCTCGTCGGCTTCTTCGCTGGTCGGGGTTCGAGTACCCTCCCTGGGCTGAAAGAGAGCAGATGCTTCACCGTCAGCGTCTTGGCTGACGGGTCGGAGTCGCTGTGTCGTGCTTTTGCCACGAAAGACCCGGGTCGGTGGGAGCACGGCACCTTCGAGCGGTCCGGCACGGCTGCACCGCGAGTGTCAGATGCCGTTGCGTGGTTCGACGCCCGCCTCGAAGAGGTACGGGAGTACGGCGACCACTCCTTCATCGTCGGGCGGATCACCGATGCGGGAGCGGGTGCAGGAGCGGCTGAGATGCCGTTGCTATTCCGGCGAGCGGGGTACGGCACGTTCGCAGCCTCCAGCGACACTTTCGACACGCGGGGCTTCATCGAACGGCTGCGATGGGCGACGGTCGGTGAACGTGAGGTCAGAGAGCTCGCCGACGACTTCGATGTGCACGTGGCCCTCTCCAGCCAGATCGGTGATGCCGTCGTGACGCTCGCCGCCATCGATCCGTCGTCGTCGGGCAGTTCCTACGAGAACGTCGGTGCGTCCCACCCCTGGGCCGCGCCGATTGCGTCGATCTTCGCGGCTTGGGCTCCGCCTCATCGTCGGCGGGCGTGGGAAGAGGCCTCGCGGCATCTCACCGGTGCGGTCGATCGTCCCCTGCTCGAACGCATTCTGTCCGGTGTGCGTGAGCGCGGGTATGCCGTCGCGGGAGACGCCAGTCTGACCGCCGACTTCCTCCGCCTCGCGCGCAGCGCTGATGTCGAGCGCGAGACGTACGCCCGCATGTGGGCAGACATCGCGACGTCGCGTGCGGAGCTCGAACCGGACGGCTCGGTTGACTGGAGCAGGGTGGCGGTCGTGCAGATGCCCGTCTTCGCTCCTGACGGCGAGGTGGCGATGGCGCTCTACGCGATCACCTCGTCGTCTTTCGATAGCGCCACGGGTGAGCGCCTGGTGGAGCGGATGTCGCAAACAGCACGCAGGATCGCGCAGTCGAGCCCGTCCGCTCGGCGGGGAGCTTCGTCCGCGGCAGCGGTCGGTCTGTGGGGTGACTCCTGGGAGCTCGACGCGACGTGA
- a CDS encoding protein-tyrosine phosphatase family protein, giving the protein MTTWPPDAEGVVTLPSGCRVRGRGLARGPAEAAPAPDFGVYLTARVHAERWPSRWIAWPDFRLPRDPSEAMAALREAYDRAAIERVEVACDGGSGRTGTALALLARLDGVPAGDAVAWVRRHYRPRAVETPWQRRFVRTARLAD; this is encoded by the coding sequence ATGACCACGTGGCCGCCCGACGCCGAGGGCGTCGTGACCCTGCCGAGCGGCTGCCGCGTGCGGGGGCGCGGCCTCGCGCGAGGCCCCGCTGAGGCGGCGCCCGCCCCCGACTTCGGGGTCTACCTCACCGCGCGCGTCCACGCGGAGCGCTGGCCGTCGCGGTGGATCGCGTGGCCCGACTTCCGTCTGCCCCGCGACCCGTCAGAAGCGATGGCCGCGCTCCGCGAGGCGTACGACCGCGCGGCGATCGAGCGGGTGGAGGTCGCCTGCGACGGCGGAAGCGGTCGGACCGGCACCGCTCTCGCACTCCTCGCCCGACTCGACGGCGTGCCCGCGGGCGACGCCGTGGCGTGGGTTCGCCGGCACTACCGACCGAGAGCCGTCGAGACGCCCTGGCAGCGCCGGTTCGTGCGCACAGCGCGGCTCGCCGACTGA
- a CDS encoding HNH endonuclease signature motif containing protein has translation MTDPITGVVTAVDRYQLHPSQTRYLNARDVTCGTPGCRRPAKLCHIDHSKDFALGGPSCNDNLCNECARHHTLKHATNWHVEQLPGGILTFTSPGGKTYDSHPPSRVAFVPTDDGELAVAPF, from the coding sequence ATGACCGACCCCATCACCGGAGTCGTCACCGCCGTCGACAGATACCAACTCCATCCCTCCCAAACCCGATACCTCAACGCCCGCGACGTCACCTGCGGCACACCGGGATGCCGAAGGCCCGCGAAGCTCTGCCACATCGACCATTCGAAGGACTTCGCGCTCGGCGGACCCAGCTGCAACGACAACCTGTGCAACGAATGCGCCCGACACCATACGTTGAAGCACGCGACGAACTGGCACGTCGAACAGCTGCCCGGCGGCATCCTGACCTTCACCAGCCCCGGCGGGAAGACCTACGACAGCCACCCACCCTCACGCGTCGCCTTCGTCCCCACCGACGACGGCGAACTGGCGGTCGCGCCGTTCTGA
- a CDS encoding organic hydroperoxide resistance protein codes for MNALYTAEALATGGGRDGHVRTADGILDTDVRVPKELGGAGGAPNPELLFAAGYAACFHSALQSVARAQKVKVDGSSVGSRVSLGPNGDGGFQLAVLLEVNIPGVEGDVAQRLADAAHQVCPYSNATRGNIEVTVSVVDD; via the coding sequence ATGAACGCCCTTTACACGGCAGAAGCCCTCGCCACCGGCGGCGGTCGCGACGGACACGTGCGCACCGCCGACGGCATTCTCGACACCGACGTGCGGGTGCCGAAGGAGCTCGGCGGCGCCGGCGGCGCGCCCAACCCTGAGCTGCTGTTCGCGGCCGGATACGCGGCCTGCTTCCACAGTGCGCTGCAGAGCGTCGCGCGGGCGCAGAAGGTGAAGGTCGACGGCTCGAGCGTCGGGTCGCGGGTGTCGCTCGGACCGAACGGCGACGGCGGATTCCAGCTCGCCGTGCTGCTCGAGGTGAACATCCCGGGGGTCGAAGGCGACGTCGCGCAGCGGCTCGCCGACGCCGCCCACCAGGTGTGCCCGTACTCCAACGCGACGCGCGGCAACATCGAGGTCACGGTCTCGGTCGTCGACGACTGA
- a CDS encoding acyl-CoA dehydrogenase family protein has protein sequence MTTVLTPTNSLRSAPTNLSADDVVQASEDLVPLLRERAAEVDERRRISDDTYRRLGDAGFFHVLKPKKYGGLELTEHEHARIAMNLARGCASTAWVFSILSSDNMAILAYPEEVQEEIWGEDSFATLAGNTNLNPKATATRVKGGYRLTGQWGFCSGSDFSEWLIFNAPVGDDGEGYMFIVPKDEAETIDDWYPTGMRGTGSRTMSVTDVFVPEHRAQATRDTVRKLKERRALHPTFSTMWATWPSSGRFPFAACAVGAAWGATEHFASTVGTSTRVAGALGGAVRLADQDYVATEFGQAEGDVQMARLLIEKRSFEASERARQHRESTEQEIGRDLRDNALVTRTALRSVQTIFSLVGAKAGKSDHPVSIAKRDVEMISHHVTLNWRQNTVRYLAAVS, from the coding sequence ATGACCACGGTGCTTACGCCGACGAACTCCCTGCGCTCCGCGCCGACGAACCTGTCCGCAGATGACGTCGTGCAGGCGTCAGAGGACCTCGTTCCGCTCCTTCGCGAACGCGCTGCCGAGGTCGACGAGCGTCGCAGGATTTCAGACGACACCTATCGGCGCCTCGGCGACGCGGGCTTCTTCCATGTTCTTAAGCCCAAGAAGTACGGCGGACTCGAGCTGACCGAGCACGAGCACGCCCGCATCGCAATGAACCTCGCCCGCGGGTGCGCCTCGACCGCGTGGGTCTTCTCGATCCTCAGCTCCGACAACATGGCGATCCTGGCGTACCCGGAAGAGGTGCAGGAAGAGATCTGGGGCGAGGACTCGTTCGCCACGCTGGCGGGCAACACTAACCTCAATCCGAAGGCGACCGCCACCCGGGTGAAGGGCGGATACCGCCTGACCGGTCAGTGGGGCTTCTGCAGCGGGTCCGACTTCTCGGAGTGGCTCATCTTCAACGCGCCCGTCGGAGACGACGGCGAGGGCTACATGTTCATCGTTCCGAAGGACGAGGCCGAGACCATCGACGACTGGTATCCCACGGGGATGCGGGGGACGGGCAGCCGCACGATGTCGGTGACGGATGTCTTCGTGCCCGAGCATCGCGCGCAGGCGACGCGTGACACGGTGCGCAAGCTCAAGGAGCGTCGCGCGCTCCACCCGACCTTCAGCACGATGTGGGCGACCTGGCCCTCGAGCGGCCGTTTCCCTTTCGCCGCCTGCGCGGTCGGAGCCGCCTGGGGCGCCACCGAGCACTTCGCGAGCACGGTCGGCACCAGCACGCGCGTCGCGGGTGCGCTCGGAGGGGCCGTCCGGCTCGCCGACCAGGACTATGTCGCCACCGAGTTCGGGCAGGCCGAGGGTGATGTGCAGATGGCGCGTCTCCTCATCGAGAAGCGCAGTTTCGAAGCATCCGAGCGGGCCCGCCAGCATCGCGAGTCGACGGAGCAGGAGATCGGTCGCGACCTTCGGGACAACGCGCTGGTGACGCGCACCGCGCTTCGCTCGGTGCAGACGATCTTCTCCCTCGTCGGGGCCAAGGCCGGCAAATCCGACCACCCGGTGTCGATCGCGAAACGCGACGTCGAGATGATCTCTCACCACGTGACCCTCAACTGGCGTCAGAACACCGTCCGCTACCTGGCGGCGGTGTCCTGA
- a CDS encoding LysR family transcriptional regulator: protein MDDTGLLRGELTFRQLGHFVAVAEVGSIAGAAQRLQFSPSAVSASISELERALGAQLCIRRRAQGVTLTPTGSLVLLRAKRLLADVAELNHAVHGGGELVGPLVVGCFHSLAPTLLPSLLEEFESRHPRVSIDFVVGAQDELQHDIIAGRIDAALMYDMSGTEQLERAVLFETRGYALFGAANPLAQKDIVTLEELAPLPLVLYDQVPSTHYATAMFEARGLVPNVRYRTHAFELTRSIVARSDTAYGILVQRPENSFSYEGLPIIERDIEPPPPAATVVFAWARGAELTPRADALRRLLRDRYPDASTGNPRLIPE, encoded by the coding sequence ATGGATGACACGGGACTCCTCCGAGGCGAGCTGACCTTTCGGCAGCTGGGCCATTTCGTCGCTGTTGCGGAGGTCGGTTCGATCGCCGGTGCGGCGCAGCGCCTCCAGTTCTCGCCGTCGGCGGTGTCGGCCTCGATCAGCGAGCTCGAGCGAGCCCTCGGCGCACAGCTGTGCATCCGTCGCCGGGCACAGGGCGTGACCTTGACACCGACCGGAAGCCTGGTGCTCCTGCGCGCCAAGCGTCTGCTCGCCGATGTCGCGGAACTGAATCACGCCGTGCACGGCGGGGGTGAGCTCGTCGGTCCTCTCGTCGTGGGCTGTTTCCACTCCCTCGCTCCCACGCTTCTGCCGAGCCTTCTCGAAGAGTTCGAGAGCCGGCACCCCCGCGTGTCGATCGACTTCGTCGTCGGGGCACAGGACGAGCTCCAGCACGACATCATCGCGGGCCGGATCGATGCGGCGCTGATGTACGACATGAGCGGCACCGAACAGCTCGAGCGAGCTGTGCTCTTCGAAACCCGCGGCTACGCGCTGTTCGGCGCGGCGAATCCGCTCGCACAGAAAGACATCGTCACCCTCGAGGAGCTCGCTCCTCTTCCGCTCGTGCTCTACGACCAGGTTCCGAGCACGCACTACGCCACGGCGATGTTCGAAGCGCGGGGATTGGTGCCGAACGTCCGCTACCGCACGCACGCGTTCGAACTGACGCGGTCTATCGTCGCGCGGTCCGACACCGCCTACGGCATCTTGGTGCAGCGCCCCGAGAACTCGTTCAGCTACGAGGGTCTGCCCATCATCGAGCGCGACATCGAGCCCCCGCCCCCGGCGGCGACCGTGGTCTTCGCCTGGGCGCGGGGCGCCGAGTTAACCCCGCGCGCTGACGCGCTGCGTCGACTGCTGCGCGATCGGTACCCGGACGCTTCAACAGGAAATCCGCGTTTGATCCCTGAATAG
- the map gene encoding type I methionyl aminopeptidase — protein MIEILNAGQLEHARSAGAIVGATLRELRERVSAGVNLLEIDEWARQLIAKAGAQSCYVDYAPSFGNGPFGHYICTAVNDAVLHGMPHDYALQRGDLLTLDLAVLKDGIAADAAISFIVGPDNLGAPEDTALIAVTQRALAAGIEVARSGNRIGDISHAIGTVLTDAGYRVNTEFGGHGIGTTMHGDPHVPNIGRPGRGYTLRPGLLLALEPWVMADTDVLVTDPDGWTLRSATGCRTAHTEHTIAITDGDPEILTLPR, from the coding sequence ATGATCGAGATCCTCAACGCGGGCCAACTCGAGCACGCGCGGTCTGCGGGGGCCATCGTGGGGGCCACGCTGCGGGAGCTGCGCGAGCGCGTGTCCGCCGGCGTGAACCTCCTCGAGATCGACGAGTGGGCGCGGCAGCTGATCGCGAAGGCGGGCGCGCAATCGTGCTACGTCGACTACGCGCCATCCTTCGGCAACGGTCCCTTCGGTCACTACATCTGCACGGCAGTCAACGATGCGGTTCTCCACGGGATGCCGCATGACTACGCTCTGCAGCGCGGAGACCTCCTCACCCTCGACCTCGCGGTGCTGAAGGACGGCATCGCCGCCGACGCCGCGATCAGCTTCATCGTCGGTCCCGACAACCTTGGAGCTCCTGAAGACACCGCCCTCATCGCCGTCACCCAGCGCGCGCTCGCCGCAGGCATCGAGGTCGCGCGCTCGGGCAATCGCATCGGCGACATCTCGCACGCGATCGGCACCGTGCTCACCGACGCCGGGTACCGCGTGAACACCGAGTTCGGCGGCCACGGCATCGGCACCACCATGCACGGCGACCCTCATGTGCCGAACATCGGCCGGCCGGGGCGGGGCTACACGCTACGACCGGGCCTCCTCCTCGCCCTGGAACCCTGGGTGATGGCAGACACCGACGTCCTCGTCACCGATCCCGACGGCTGGACGCTCCGCAGCGCCACCGGCTGTCGCACCGCACACACCGAGCACACGATCGCCATCACCGACGGCGACCCCGAGATTCTCACACTCCCGCGATAG